The proteins below are encoded in one region of Micromonospora sp. DSM 45708:
- a CDS encoding glycosyltransferase: MARFLFVVLPVVSHLNAPLAIGQALTAAGHEVAWCGPRSDLRPLIGPDATLFPTGKRWYRPDGESGMASVRSLWEGHVLPANRFIRDAAERAVAEYRPDVVVADQYALAGALAAHRHGVPWATFCVGVLELTPPTAEMPEFTDWVAAQVRHVWAMTDLPADETFDLRFSPYLVIGLTTTALTGPAPMPARCVLTGPALGRRPNAPDFDWDAWEPGRRHVLVTVGTMAEHLARDFYQRMTAATAPLADRLQVIVTAPADLLPDPPAHVLVASRVPVLELLPRLDAVVSHGGLGTVSEALAHGVPVVVAPIRHDQPTIARQVTRAGAGREVDFREATPAELTEAVTAVLDDPAYRAGARRVRDSFAVAGGAGAAAAHLAALAATP; this comes from the coding sequence GTGGCTCGCTTCCTCTTCGTGGTGCTGCCGGTGGTCTCCCATCTGAACGCCCCGCTCGCCATCGGTCAGGCGTTGACGGCGGCCGGACACGAGGTGGCCTGGTGCGGGCCCCGCAGCGACCTGCGTCCGCTGATCGGCCCGGACGCCACGCTGTTCCCGACCGGGAAGCGTTGGTACCGCCCGGACGGCGAGTCCGGGATGGCCTCGGTGCGCAGCCTCTGGGAGGGGCACGTGCTGCCGGCCAACCGTTTCATCCGGGACGCCGCCGAGCGGGCGGTCGCGGAGTACCGGCCGGATGTCGTCGTCGCCGACCAGTACGCGCTGGCCGGCGCGCTGGCCGCGCACCGGCACGGGGTGCCCTGGGCGACGTTCTGCGTCGGTGTGCTGGAACTGACCCCGCCGACGGCGGAGATGCCCGAGTTCACCGACTGGGTGGCAGCCCAGGTGAGGCACGTGTGGGCGATGACCGACCTGCCCGCCGACGAGACGTTCGACCTGCGCTTCTCGCCGTACCTGGTGATCGGGCTGACCACCACGGCGCTGACCGGCCCGGCACCGATGCCGGCGCGGTGCGTGCTGACCGGGCCGGCGCTGGGGCGGCGGCCGAACGCGCCCGACTTCGACTGGGACGCCTGGGAGCCGGGGCGGCGGCACGTGCTGGTCACCGTCGGGACGATGGCCGAGCACCTGGCCCGCGACTTCTACCAACGGATGACCGCCGCGACCGCGCCGCTCGCCGACCGGCTCCAGGTGATCGTCACCGCCCCGGCGGACCTGCTGCCCGACCCGCCGGCGCACGTGCTGGTCGCGTCCCGCGTGCCGGTGCTGGAGCTGCTGCCCCGGCTGGACGCGGTGGTCTCGCACGGCGGGCTGGGCACCGTCTCCGAGGCGCTGGCGCACGGCGTGCCGGTGGTGGTCGCGCCGATCCGGCACGACCAGCCGACCATCGCGCGCCAGGTCACCCGGGCCGGCGCCGGCCGCGAGGTCGACTTCCGCGAGGCGACCCCGGCGGAACTGACCGAGGCGGTGACCGCGGTCCTCGACGACCCGGCGTACCGGGCCGGGGCGCGCCGCGTACGCGACTCGTTCGCCGTGGCCGGCGGCGCCGGCGCGGCGGCGGCGCACCTCGCCGCGCTGGCCGCGACGCCGTGA
- a CDS encoding ATP-binding cassette domain-containing protein: MIEATGLRKSFRVGRGRGASTVEAVRGVDFAVRRGEIVGFLGPNGAGKSTTLRMLATLLRPGGGTATIAGVDLLRSPAQVRHRIGFVAQASGTYDDSTARRDLILQARMHGRSKSVAQELAAAAIRAFQLDDFADRRIRTYSGGQRRRLDVALGVIHSPQVMFLDEPTAGLDPPSRARMWQEVRRLREEGMTIFLTTHYLDEADSLCDRVSIIDAGRIVAEGTPSALKREISGDVVAIEFAATDLADPAGGDLPAATKVLAEAPYVRGSEPVDGTLRLYVDSAATAIPQIMRALYDRGIEPGAIETRRPSLDDVFLAKTGRSLEE; this comes from the coding sequence ATGATCGAGGCCACCGGCCTACGCAAGTCCTTCCGGGTGGGGCGCGGTCGCGGCGCCAGCACGGTCGAGGCGGTCCGCGGCGTCGACTTCGCGGTCCGGCGCGGCGAGATCGTCGGCTTTCTCGGCCCCAACGGCGCGGGCAAGTCCACCACGCTGCGGATGCTGGCCACGCTGCTGCGCCCCGGCGGGGGCACGGCGACGATCGCGGGCGTCGACCTGCTGCGGTCGCCGGCCCAGGTGCGCCACCGGATCGGGTTCGTGGCGCAGGCCAGCGGCACCTACGACGACTCCACCGCCCGCCGGGACCTGATCCTCCAGGCCCGGATGCACGGCCGGTCCAAGAGCGTGGCGCAGGAACTGGCGGCGGCGGCGATCCGCGCGTTCCAGCTCGACGACTTCGCCGACCGCAGGATCAGGACGTACTCCGGCGGGCAGCGGCGGCGGCTCGACGTCGCGCTCGGTGTCATCCACTCGCCGCAGGTGATGTTCCTGGACGAGCCCACCGCCGGCCTCGACCCGCCCAGCCGGGCCCGGATGTGGCAGGAGGTCCGGCGGCTGCGCGAGGAGGGCATGACGATCTTCCTCACCACGCACTACCTGGACGAGGCGGACAGCCTGTGCGACCGGGTCTCCATCATCGACGCCGGCCGGATCGTGGCCGAGGGAACGCCGTCGGCGCTCAAACGCGAGATCTCCGGTGACGTGGTGGCGATCGAGTTCGCCGCCACCGACCTCGCCGACCCGGCCGGCGGCGACCTGCCGGCCGCGACGAAGGTGCTGGCCGAGGCGCCCTACGTCCGTGGGTCCGAGCCGGTCGACGGCACCCTGCGGCTCTACGTCGACAGCGCCGCCACGGCCATCCCGCAGATCATGCGGGCGCTCTACGACCGGGGCATCGAGCCGGGGGCGATCGAGACCCGCCGGCCCAGCCTCGACGACGTGTTCC